A genomic segment from Gracilimonas sediminicola encodes:
- a CDS encoding BspA family leucine-rich repeat surface protein, producing MKTAITLAFKSILFLLIIGVNPAFAQFGPPPSGPIADFVEISGTLEVGETLTGSYEYNDPDGFPEDGSTYQWYRADDEFGSGWTAITGATDTLYTLVVADDGKYISFEVTPSNGTDTGMPAESMLEGPVGSSSGGGGNTPPVASNVSFSGTLEVGSILTGSYDYSDADSDPESGSVYTWNRSDDGAGSGKTPIPTADAATYTLTSADEGKYISFSVIPSDGTDAGTQEESALQGPVAAEPTTPAVSFAGGTGSEADPYQVATLQQLQALKDGPSLHFVLNNDLDASATSTWNSGAGFVPIGGDSPFTGSFDGQGFVITGLTVNRSTEDYAGLFAVIGDGGSVKNIGLEQLSITGGGNTGGLAGENNGTISGSYADGDVDGSAIVGGLVGLNNSSITQSYSAGTVDGTQDIGGLVGLHSLGTISESYSTSDATGTANNVGGLIGFSYDNVENSYATGSVSGDTNVGGFAGNYNSGTVSNSYSTGAVTGSSNVGGFIGQKNSFAAASNSFWDTQTSGQAAATGIGSTTGITGQTTTEMQTQSTFTDAGWDFTDIWAMSGYPSLKAFVGNTAPVVTNAVADFSVNEDSSVDPINFTDVFSDNEDNDADLTYSLVSNTNTSLVLTSVDNTQDILGFLLQSNANGSTDITIQAEDSEGLTVQHSFTITVNPVNDGPVFTLAGDQSSNEDAGEQTVENFLTVSSKGAADESAQVLNLAVETDNEALFSAQPSIDLNTGTLNYTASSDSSGTATVTVTLSDDGGTGNGGTDQTVKTFLITVNPVNDAPYAKITYGNPVVLNTSGLFSQALFIAYFEPGPSNESGQKPLEYAVSTEDSSLFEVQPEIVIAGTGYSGGYEYAGTLTFTPLPDTTGVAVVSVKVIDDGGTDNGGEDSYEIGFTITINQGNRAPVASNAAISGYPKTGETIAATYDFEDADGDDNAGASFQWYRKVYGEYGSSSEAKIDGATDSLYIIISTDNFTDLRVEVVPFDGTAYGDTITSGYVKANPFEGGSGTEADPYLISTADQLNVMRDVYSEQPYNLDGHFKLINDINLDVAPYNEGEGWIPITRGESVWFLGSLDGDNHTITGLYINSTAQQEYVGLIGAHSGTVRNLKLEEVNLRGTTVGPIGYVSGGTVSNVHVTGTVSGPTAGGIAGALWNDGSIIESSFVGTVTGTDVGGISGDIESYGDENTFISKSYSTGSVSGERAGGIVGSVTDGGTISDSYSLATVSGSTFEGGIVGFNGATQTHNYFAGTLSDVESNAYWNTSGEQTTDVSTGAMKDSLTFANAGFDFENIWAIVTGDSVSYPYLQANPQSPIPGKDEAITAPLSLSLSTPMSAVPGTEIVLYGSGFSKSPSEHSVMLTKVGETSGTSVVPKSVAGTTLLTIDLPVNMTGGKYQVSVTNEKGTATLAKTFSVIVKEGNVRLDSLNASVAGVGLSTSSFGDVDADGDDDLFISGVDGDNSFISSIYLNDGVGHFTESTSDLVGLYYGSSEFGDMDGDGDLDIIMTGQEENGTPNALIYKNTPSGFTALEATNLEGVFGGTSSWGDMDGDGDLDLVLTGNNENDSTTTTVYRNLGDDSFTANQLSDTGLILGATTWGDIDGDGDLDLIVTGSNNKSELLTNIYENDGSGAFTLLEAQLKGVLKGDIQLVDVNQDGIRDLLLAGIDTSAQLVSYRYKNNGDGSFTLLNSQVNWIEFDIFAEAGYSKLTDIDGDGDLDIMVSGMISKETATTLVSGYTDVFINDGSYTYSPLGIDLKNMYYSHLNVNDLDNDGDLDLFITGSSEEGVQAIIYENTYGGKFYFAENGVTIKAYPGTQVDESDVLEVEGENTTFTLRDRSGLDSLLLEDSNNADLETSVTTGITDMRKLFDGLTSFNQDISSWDVSSVTQMDSMFHRALRFNQPIGDWDVSSVTDMTGMFAATAAFDQPIGDWDVSNVTSMYNMFYGNRAFNQELGDWNVSKVTNMMNMFFGAVSFNKPLNDWDVSSVTNMYSMFAATRRVNIRFTATRFNQPLDKWDVSNVTNMAFMFASSQFNQDLSSWNTESVTNMNAMFVNAYRFNNGYAPGSSSSKVATGGSQKMFDNSLSWDVSNVNSMSGMFRGAKSFNGKLNNKTGEAWDVSETREMKNMFYGAASFNQDLSGFDPVNVVCFGGYELYEFPDGRQVEFGYGAPCDDDPYSLGKVKTTASESISGFMTGSGMNSENASKMFVEWAKLDLQDSVSIDIGDIELNEAGANAMKAMREANNISVAWGGQQGVNDKPVFSDLPNPFEIATEDTRILNLWEYVSDATTPNEQLQFSFGIVSDTAETVGFDNASGELSITTRAEADTFFVAIQVANNENIVSLDTLEVRTDPNFITSAELMAQIPEDFKLHQNYPNPFNPTTIIRYGVPQSSEVRLEVFDMLGRKVATLVNGERQRAGWHQVNFDASRLASGMYLYRIVAGKYVQTRKMMLIK from the coding sequence GAAAGACTCCAATTCCGACAGCCGATGCAGCTACCTACACGTTGACAAGCGCTGATGAAGGTAAATACATTAGTTTTTCGGTGATCCCAAGTGATGGCACCGATGCAGGTACTCAAGAGGAAAGTGCACTTCAGGGTCCTGTTGCAGCTGAGCCAACAACACCTGCGGTTAGCTTTGCCGGAGGTACCGGAAGTGAAGCCGACCCATACCAGGTGGCAACACTTCAGCAGCTGCAAGCACTGAAAGACGGCCCTTCTTTACATTTTGTATTGAACAATGACTTGGATGCATCTGCGACCTCTACCTGGAACTCAGGAGCAGGATTTGTACCCATTGGAGGCGATTCCCCCTTTACCGGAAGTTTTGATGGACAAGGATTTGTAATTACAGGATTGACTGTTAACCGCTCAACAGAAGATTATGCAGGACTGTTTGCCGTTATTGGTGATGGCGGATCAGTCAAAAATATTGGTTTAGAACAACTTTCAATTACCGGAGGTGGAAATACCGGGGGACTGGCCGGTGAGAATAATGGAACCATTTCAGGTAGTTATGCCGATGGAGATGTGGATGGATCAGCCATTGTAGGGGGACTTGTTGGGCTAAACAATTCCAGTATAACGCAAAGCTACTCGGCAGGTACGGTAGATGGTACGCAGGACATTGGAGGTTTGGTTGGGCTTCATAGCCTGGGCACGATATCTGAAAGTTACTCCACCAGTGATGCCACCGGAACGGCCAATAACGTGGGTGGATTGATTGGTTTTAGCTACGACAATGTGGAAAATAGTTATGCCACCGGTTCTGTAAGTGGTGATACAAACGTGGGGGGCTTTGCCGGAAACTATAACAGCGGTACGGTAAGCAACAGTTATTCCACAGGTGCGGTTACAGGTAGTTCAAATGTAGGGGGTTTTATTGGTCAAAAAAACAGCTTTGCCGCAGCTAGTAATTCTTTTTGGGATACCCAGACTAGTGGTCAGGCGGCTGCAACCGGTATTGGCAGCACCACCGGTATTACCGGTCAAACAACCACCGAAATGCAAACACAAAGTACCTTCACAGATGCCGGCTGGGACTTTACAGATATCTGGGCGATGAGCGGGTATCCTTCTCTTAAGGCATTTGTAGGGAATACAGCTCCGGTTGTGACAAATGCTGTTGCTGACTTTTCGGTAAACGAGGATAGCTCTGTAGACCCCATCAATTTCACCGATGTATTTAGTGATAACGAAGATAATGATGCGGATTTGACGTACTCATTGGTATCAAATACCAATACTTCGTTAGTGCTCACCTCGGTTGACAATACTCAGGATATCTTGGGCTTTCTTTTGCAATCGAATGCTAATGGGTCGACAGATATCACTATTCAGGCTGAAGACAGTGAAGGGTTGACCGTACAACATAGTTTTACTATTACCGTGAACCCGGTGAATGATGGTCCTGTATTTACTTTAGCCGGAGACCAATCTTCAAACGAGGACGCTGGTGAACAAACAGTAGAAAACTTTTTGACGGTTAGTTCTAAAGGAGCAGCAGACGAGTCTGCGCAGGTTTTAAATTTAGCTGTTGAGACGGATAATGAAGCCTTATTCTCAGCTCAGCCATCCATTGATCTTAACACAGGAACTCTTAACTACACGGCTTCGTCCGATAGTAGTGGCACGGCTACCGTTACGGTAACACTGAGTGACGACGGCGGTACAGGAAATGGTGGTACCGATCAAACGGTAAAAACATTTCTAATCACAGTAAACCCTGTGAATGACGCACCATATGCTAAAATTACCTATGGAAACCCTGTTGTGCTAAATACTTCAGGGTTATTTTCACAGGCTCTTTTTATAGCATATTTTGAGCCAGGCCCTTCTAATGAATCCGGTCAGAAGCCATTGGAATATGCTGTTAGTACTGAGGATTCAAGTTTGTTTGAGGTCCAACCAGAGATCGTAATTGCTGGTACTGGATATTCAGGTGGTTACGAATACGCGGGTACATTAACATTTACTCCTTTACCGGATACAACCGGAGTCGCTGTAGTTAGCGTTAAAGTAATTGATGATGGAGGTACAGATAATGGGGGAGAAGATAGTTATGAAATAGGATTTACCATCACTATTAATCAGGGTAACAGAGCACCTGTTGCCAGCAATGCAGCCATTTCCGGCTATCCTAAAACAGGAGAAACCATTGCGGCTACCTATGATTTTGAAGATGCAGATGGCGATGACAATGCCGGAGCCAGCTTCCAGTGGTATAGAAAAGTGTATGGTGAGTACGGGAGCTCTTCTGAAGCAAAAATAGATGGAGCAACAGACTCTTTATACATCATTATCAGTACGGATAATTTTACCGACCTGCGAGTGGAAGTGGTCCCGTTTGATGGAACGGCGTATGGTGATACCATAACCAGTGGATATGTGAAAGCAAATCCATTTGAAGGAGGTTCCGGAACGGAAGCTGATCCGTACCTGATCTCCACGGCAGATCAGCTGAATGTAATGAGAGATGTGTATTCCGAACAACCCTATAATTTAGATGGCCATTTTAAACTGATAAATGATATCAACCTTGATGTAGCTCCATACAATGAAGGAGAGGGTTGGATTCCGATTACTAGAGGCGAATCTGTATGGTTTCTTGGAAGTCTGGATGGAGACAATCATACCATTACCGGATTGTACATTAACAGCACGGCGCAACAAGAATATGTAGGCTTGATCGGTGCGCATTCGGGAACTGTTCGCAACCTTAAGCTTGAAGAGGTCAATTTACGAGGTACCACAGTAGGTCCTATAGGATATGTATCAGGCGGAACGGTATCTAATGTACATGTAACTGGTACAGTTTCCGGGCCAACCGCAGGGGGTATAGCCGGAGCGTTATGGAATGATGGATCTATTATAGAAAGTTCTTTTGTGGGAACAGTTACCGGAACCGATGTTGGTGGTATTTCCGGTGATATTGAATCGTATGGCGATGAAAATACATTCATTAGCAAAAGCTATTCAACCGGATCAGTTTCAGGCGAAAGAGCTGGTGGTATTGTAGGTAGTGTAACTGATGGAGGTACAATTTCTGACAGTTATTCACTGGCAACAGTATCAGGAAGTACTTTTGAAGGCGGTATTGTTGGCTTTAATGGAGCAACCCAAACCCATAATTACTTTGCAGGCACACTTTCAGACGTAGAGTCCAACGCCTACTGGAACACAAGTGGTGAGCAAACTACGGATGTTTCCACTGGTGCGATGAAAGACTCTCTTACTTTTGCAAATGCAGGCTTTGATTTTGAAAACATCTGGGCAATTGTAACAGGAGATTCGGTGAGTTATCCATATTTGCAGGCTAATCCTCAGAGCCCAATCCCGGGCAAAGATGAAGCCATTACCGCTCCTCTTTCATTATCTCTATCAACCCCAATGAGTGCTGTTCCAGGTACAGAGATTGTTCTGTATGGCTCCGGGTTTAGCAAATCGCCCTCCGAACATTCAGTTATGTTAACAAAAGTTGGAGAAACTTCAGGTACCTCTGTAGTTCCCAAATCAGTTGCAGGAACAACGCTTTTGACTATTGATCTGCCGGTAAATATGACGGGAGGAAAATATCAGGTCAGCGTTACCAATGAAAAAGGAACAGCTACTTTAGCAAAGACATTTTCCGTGATCGTTAAAGAAGGTAATGTAAGGTTAGATAGCCTGAATGCATCGGTGGCTGGTGTTGGTTTGTCAACTTCCAGTTTTGGAGATGTAGATGCAGATGGCGACGATGACCTCTTCATTTCTGGTGTAGATGGCGATAACTCATTTATATCTTCGATTTACCTTAATGATGGAGTAGGTCATTTTACCGAGAGCACAAGTGATCTGGTTGGTTTGTACTATGGCTCCTCTGAATTTGGTGATATGGACGGTGATGGAGATCTGGATATCATCATGACAGGGCAGGAAGAAAATGGTACTCCAAACGCATTAATCTATAAGAATACACCAAGCGGCTTCACAGCCCTGGAAGCAACTAATTTGGAAGGAGTATTTGGTGGAACATCATCCTGGGGAGATATGGATGGAGATGGTGACCTGGATCTTGTATTGACAGGTAACAATGAGAATGACAGTACGACAACAACGGTTTACCGTAATTTGGGCGATGATTCCTTTACGGCTAACCAATTGAGTGATACAGGATTAATTCTGGGGGCGACAACCTGGGGAGACATCGATGGAGATGGTGACCTGGACCTTATCGTAACTGGAAGCAATAATAAAAGCGAATTGTTAACGAACATCTATGAGAATGACGGATCAGGTGCCTTTACACTTTTAGAAGCTCAGCTTAAGGGTGTATTGAAAGGCGATATACAATTGGTTGATGTCAATCAAGATGGCATCCGAGACTTGTTACTTGCTGGTATCGATACTTCAGCGCAGTTAGTCTCCTACCGTTATAAAAACAACGGAGATGGTTCTTTTACCCTTTTGAACAGCCAAGTCAATTGGATAGAGTTTGATATATTTGCAGAAGCTGGTTATTCAAAACTAACTGATATCGATGGTGATGGTGATTTGGATATCATGGTCTCCGGTATGATTTCAAAAGAAACTGCCACTACACTTGTCTCAGGATATACTGACGTGTTTATCAACGATGGATCATATACCTATTCACCTCTTGGCATAGATCTTAAAAATATGTATTACAGTCATCTGAACGTGAACGACCTCGACAATGATGGAGATTTAGATCTTTTCATAACAGGGTCAAGTGAAGAAGGAGTTCAAGCTATTATTTATGAAAATACATACGGCGGTAAGTTCTATTTCGCAGAAAATGGGGTTACCATCAAGGCCTACCCGGGAACACAGGTAGATGAAAGCGATGTACTCGAAGTTGAAGGCGAGAACACAACCTTTACGCTTAGAGATCGCAGTGGGCTGGATAGCTTATTACTTGAAGATTCAAACAACGCGGACCTTGAAACAAGTGTGACAACCGGCATCACGGACATGCGTAAGTTATTTGATGGACTAACTTCCTTTAATCAGGATATAAGCAGTTGGGATGTTTCTTCAGTGACACAAATGGATTCCATGTTCCACCGCGCATTGAGGTTTAACCAACCTATAGGTGATTGGGATGTTTCATCCGTTACCGATATGACAGGGATGTTTGCTGCGACAGCTGCCTTTGATCAGCCTATCGGGGACTGGGATGTTTCTAATGTTACGAGTATGTATAACATGTTTTATGGGAACAGGGCCTTCAACCAGGAGCTCGGCGACTGGAATGTGTCAAAGGTTACAAATATGATGAACATGTTTTTTGGAGCCGTTTCTTTTAACAAGCCCTTAAACGATTGGGATGTCTCATCAGTAACCAATATGTACAGCATGTTTGCTGCTACACGTCGGGTAAATATCCGGTTCACTGCAACCAGGTTTAATCAACCTCTGGACAAATGGGATGTATCGAATGTGACGAATATGGCGTTTATGTTTGCGTCTTCCCAGTTCAATCAGGATCTAAGTTCTTGGAACACGGAATCAGTAACCAATATGAATGCGATGTTTGTAAATGCATACCGCTTTAATAACGGTTATGCTCCCGGAAGCAGTTCAAGTAAAGTAGCTACTGGTGGAAGCCAAAAAATGTTTGATAACTCATTATCATGGGATGTTTCAAATGTTAATAGCATGTCTGGCATGTTTAGGGGAGCGAAATCCTTTAATGGCAAACTAAATAATAAAACAGGAGAAGCGTGGGATGTATCCGAGACCCGGGAAATGAAAAATATGTTTTATGGGGCGGCTTCATTCAATCAGGACTTAAGCGGGTTTGATCCTGTCAACGTAGTCTGTTTTGGAGGATATGAGTTATATGAATTCCCGGATGGCAGACAGGTTGAGTTTGGCTATGGTGCTCCATGTGATGACGATCCATATAGTCTCGGAAAGGTTAAAACAACAGCCAGTGAAAGCATATCAGGATTTATGACTGGCTCAGGAATGAACTCAGAAAACGCCAGCAAGATGTTCGTAGAATGGGCCAAGCTGGATCTGCAGGACAGTGTGAGTATCGATATCGGTGATATAGAACTCAATGAAGCCGGGGCAAACGCCATGAAAGCTATGCGTGAGGCCAATAACATTTCCGTTGCCTGGGGTGGGCAGCAGGGCGTGAATGACAAACCGGTGTTCTCCGACTTGCCTAATCCGTTTGAGATAGCTACCGAAGACACCCGTATTCTGAACCTCTGGGAGTATGTGAGTGATGCGACCACGCCGAATGAGCAACTGCAATTCAGCTTCGGTATCGTATCAGATACTGCCGAAACGGTTGGCTTTGATAATGCCAGCGGCGAGCTTTCGATTACTACCAGAGCCGAAGCGGATACTTTCTTTGTAGCCATCCAGGTGGCTAACAACGAGAACATCGTGTCGCTGGATACCCTGGAAGTACGCACCGACCCGAATTTTATAACTTCAGCTGAACTTATGGCTCAGATTCCGGAGGACTTCAAATTGCATCAAAACTACCCGAACCCGTTTAACCCAACTACCATAATTCGCTATGGCGTACCGCAAAGCAGTGAGGTCCGCCTTGAAGTATTCGATATGCTGGGCCGTAAAGTAGCCACACTGGTGAACGGAGAACGGCAGCGGGCCGGCTGGCATCAAGTCAATTTCGATGCCTCCCGACTGGCTTCCGGTATGTATCTCTACCGTATTGTGGCCGGTAAGTATGTGCAAACTCGCAAGATGATGCTGATTAAATAA